A region from the Microbacterium lacus genome encodes:
- a CDS encoding MmgE/PrpD family protein — MTADLAQHATRAPVPETASDRLRMLAVDYLSLARAGSRAPSAIAAVAAVSDDAGSAHIEGSQARVPAEAAALVNGISAHGLELDDTHEESSTHPGVVIWPTVFALADLDSISVDEALAAANVGYDVMTSSGVLIGAAEVYRRGFHPTAVAGALGAAAAASRLLELDVEQTQNALSLSANLAAGSLQFLTDGAWTKRLNAGHAASAGIRAARLARAGFRAPAAAIEGDHGWLRLYGGGMSAGNELDLCAGRGVLSTSVKFFACCRYMHGAMDLLADLHMSLGHLTSDEIARIDVAVIEAGQALVSLPPAQKLSVASTVDAQFNMPFGAALAFTTGRAGLEDFDNAASVAERLAPWMSKIHTVTSAKVEAAYPSRWTAEVRVLLDDGQEIARTTESFRGSPSSPPNWEDIAEKAAELVGPDSARALVKRWRHADGDAPLSSVKLDSAS, encoded by the coding sequence ATGACCGCCGACCTCGCGCAGCATGCAACCAGGGCCCCCGTACCCGAGACCGCATCCGACAGATTGAGAATGCTGGCTGTCGATTACCTGTCCCTTGCACGCGCTGGCTCGCGGGCTCCGTCGGCTATTGCCGCCGTTGCCGCAGTGAGTGATGACGCCGGGAGCGCTCACATCGAAGGTTCGCAGGCGCGAGTGCCCGCCGAAGCGGCTGCCCTGGTGAACGGGATCTCAGCGCACGGGCTGGAACTGGATGACACTCACGAGGAGTCCTCGACGCATCCCGGTGTTGTCATCTGGCCAACTGTGTTCGCGCTGGCCGATCTCGACAGCATCTCCGTGGACGAGGCTCTCGCCGCTGCGAACGTCGGTTATGACGTGATGACGTCCAGCGGGGTGCTGATCGGTGCGGCGGAGGTCTACCGACGTGGTTTCCATCCCACAGCTGTCGCTGGAGCTCTGGGGGCAGCAGCTGCAGCGTCTCGGCTGCTCGAACTGGACGTAGAGCAAACGCAGAATGCACTCTCGCTGAGCGCCAACCTCGCGGCGGGAAGCCTGCAGTTTCTCACGGATGGAGCGTGGACGAAAAGACTCAATGCCGGCCATGCGGCTTCCGCGGGCATTCGCGCTGCGCGCCTGGCTCGCGCTGGCTTCCGTGCGCCCGCAGCCGCTATCGAGGGCGACCACGGGTGGTTGCGCCTCTACGGCGGCGGAATGTCGGCGGGCAACGAGCTGGACCTTTGCGCGGGGCGAGGTGTGCTTTCCACAAGCGTAAAGTTCTTCGCGTGCTGCCGGTATATGCACGGCGCTATGGATCTGCTGGCGGACCTGCACATGTCCCTCGGGCACCTCACGAGTGACGAGATTGCCCGCATAGACGTGGCAGTCATCGAGGCGGGACAAGCTCTTGTTTCGCTTCCACCCGCTCAGAAGCTGAGCGTCGCATCGACGGTGGATGCCCAGTTCAACATGCCGTTTGGTGCGGCGCTCGCCTTCACCACGGGTCGAGCCGGGCTCGAGGACTTCGATAACGCAGCGTCCGTGGCCGAGCGGTTGGCGCCGTGGATGTCGAAAATCCACACCGTGACCAGCGCGAAGGTGGAGGCCGCCTACCCTTCCAGATGGACCGCCGAGGTGCGCGTGTTGCTCGACGATGGGCAGGAGATCGCGCGGACCACCGAGAGCTTCCGAGGTTCCCCTTCGAGTCCACCTAATTGGGAGGACATTGCTGAGAAGGCGGCGGAGTTAGTCGGTCCTGATTCTGCTCGTGCGCTCGTCAAAAGGTGGCGACACGCTGACGGAGACGCTCCGCTCTCTTCGGTCAAGTTAGATAGCGCTTCGTAG
- a CDS encoding CaiB/BaiF CoA-transferase family protein produces MTNAPLAGVTVLSLEQAVAAPFATRQLADLGARVIKVERPEGDFARDYDTKVYGESSFFTWLNRGKESVVVDLKTADGIALIRRIIRTADVFVQNLAPGAVGRLGLDPLQLHAEEPSLIAASISGYGGGGPAEKKKAYDLLIQCEAGLVSVTGSPDAPAKVGISIADIAAGMYTYSGVLTALYEREKTGAGQVFEVSMLEALGEWMAQPYFYARYGGADPARAGARHASIAPYGPMACRDGTVFLGVQNDREWAALCRDVLNRPDLAEDHRFVGNTGRMAHRQDLEDVLAAAFSGIRVDEAEARLDAAGIANARLRTMQEFADHPQLEARRRWRDIATRSGVVRATVPPVTVFGREPLMGPVPAIGEHSEQIRAEFGAGGSA; encoded by the coding sequence ATGACGAATGCCCCGCTTGCCGGCGTGACAGTCCTCTCTCTGGAACAAGCTGTCGCGGCACCGTTCGCCACCCGACAGTTGGCGGACCTTGGCGCCCGTGTTATCAAGGTCGAGCGCCCTGAAGGTGACTTTGCGCGCGACTACGACACGAAGGTCTACGGCGAATCGAGCTTCTTCACGTGGCTCAACCGCGGCAAGGAGAGCGTGGTCGTGGACCTCAAGACGGCCGACGGGATCGCCCTCATACGTCGAATCATCCGAACGGCGGATGTCTTCGTTCAGAATCTCGCCCCCGGCGCCGTCGGGCGTCTTGGACTTGACCCGCTGCAACTGCATGCCGAGGAACCCTCCCTCATCGCCGCTTCGATCTCTGGATACGGTGGCGGCGGACCTGCGGAGAAGAAGAAGGCGTACGACCTGCTTATCCAGTGCGAGGCCGGCCTCGTCTCCGTGACGGGCTCACCTGACGCCCCCGCGAAGGTCGGAATCTCCATTGCTGACATCGCCGCCGGCATGTACACCTACTCCGGTGTGCTTACCGCTCTCTACGAGCGTGAAAAGACGGGCGCGGGGCAAGTTTTCGAGGTGTCGATGCTAGAAGCACTCGGGGAGTGGATGGCGCAGCCCTACTTCTACGCGCGCTACGGCGGGGCTGACCCCGCCCGGGCCGGCGCGCGCCATGCCTCAATCGCTCCCTACGGACCGATGGCGTGCAGGGATGGAACGGTGTTTCTCGGTGTTCAAAACGATCGCGAGTGGGCTGCCTTGTGCAGGGACGTGCTGAATCGCCCCGACCTCGCTGAGGACCATCGCTTCGTGGGGAACACCGGGCGCATGGCGCATCGTCAGGACCTCGAGGATGTGCTTGCAGCCGCGTTCAGCGGTATCCGTGTCGATGAGGCCGAGGCGCGTCTGGATGCGGCGGGAATAGCGAACGCGCGGCTGAGGACGATGCAGGAGTTTGCAGATCACCCGCAGCTCGAAGCTCGCCGCCGCTGGCGTGACATTGCGACTCGTAGCGGCGTCGTTCGAGCAACGGTTCCCCCCGTCACGGTATTCGGCCGCGAGCCTCTCATGGGCCCAGTTCCCGCGATCGGTGAGCACAGCGAACAAATCCGTGCAGAATTCGGGGCAGGGGGGAGCGCTTAA
- a CDS encoding CoA ester lyase: MSRSLADARSLLFVPGDRPARFVSAAAARPDVVVLDLEDAVDAARKDLARESIARAVHDGLGRDQLFIVRVNGLDTSFADDDREIFGAARASGFAGVMVPKAEDASILENYTTGLGEVVALVETAVGVRHAYALARSRAVTRLALGTIDLALDLGQAAVERTPDADPTMDLVRADLVLDSRAAQCAAPIDGVSVALSDDDALTDSVQRARAIGMTGKLCIHPRQVGLTHDAFIPTDLEISWAWSVVRAGGPTHGAKAVDGKMIDRPVIERARRILAEAGTR, encoded by the coding sequence ATGAGTCGGTCACTCGCAGATGCGCGCTCCCTGCTCTTCGTCCCAGGCGACCGCCCGGCGCGCTTCGTCTCCGCAGCCGCAGCTCGCCCCGACGTGGTCGTGCTCGACCTCGAGGACGCCGTCGACGCGGCGAGGAAAGACCTTGCGCGCGAAAGCATCGCCCGGGCGGTCCACGACGGGCTCGGGCGTGATCAGCTCTTCATTGTTCGCGTGAACGGTCTGGATACCTCTTTCGCCGACGATGACCGTGAGATCTTCGGCGCAGCACGCGCCAGCGGATTCGCAGGCGTCATGGTGCCGAAGGCTGAGGACGCATCCATCCTCGAGAACTACACCACAGGTCTCGGCGAGGTCGTCGCACTCGTCGAGACGGCCGTCGGCGTTCGGCACGCGTATGCTCTCGCGCGCTCGCGTGCCGTCACGCGCCTCGCGCTCGGAACGATCGATCTCGCGCTCGATCTCGGGCAGGCCGCGGTGGAAAGGACCCCGGATGCCGATCCGACGATGGATCTGGTCAGAGCTGACCTCGTGCTCGACTCGCGAGCCGCACAGTGCGCCGCCCCGATCGACGGTGTGAGCGTGGCGCTATCCGATGATGATGCATTGACCGACTCTGTTCAGCGGGCGCGCGCCATCGGGATGACAGGGAAGCTTTGCATCCATCCTCGTCAGGTCGGCCTGACGCACGACGCGTTCATTCCAACGGACCTCGAGATCTCTTGGGCGTGGTCTGTCGTTAGAGCCGGCGGTCCCACCCATGGCGCCAAGGCGGTCGATGGAAAGATGATCGACCGCCCCGTCATCGAGCGGGCTCGTCGGATACTGGCAGAGGCGGGCACGCGATGA
- a CDS encoding MaoC family dehydratase, which translates to MTGKEVTGWEGRFFEDFAIGDTYYHPLGRTITATDNTWFTLLTQNTAKVHFDSAYAASTEFGRPLVNSTLTLALVTGQSVIDLSLNVFANLGWDVVRLPAPVFEGDTLYSRSRVLELRDSGSRPAVGLVTVVTEGFNQDGVIVISYRRTFMVYRRGMAPLADVRRPDTASLDEASAR; encoded by the coding sequence GTGACTGGGAAGGAAGTCACTGGGTGGGAGGGGCGATTCTTCGAAGACTTTGCGATCGGAGACACCTACTATCACCCGCTGGGGAGAACCATCACGGCCACTGACAACACATGGTTCACTCTGCTCACGCAGAACACCGCCAAGGTTCACTTCGACTCTGCCTACGCCGCCTCTACGGAGTTCGGCAGGCCGCTGGTGAACTCGACTCTCACGCTGGCGCTCGTAACGGGCCAGTCAGTGATCGACCTCTCCCTGAACGTCTTTGCGAACCTCGGATGGGACGTGGTGCGGCTCCCGGCGCCTGTGTTCGAGGGTGACACCCTGTACTCCCGCTCCCGCGTCCTCGAGCTTCGAGATTCGGGGTCGCGCCCGGCTGTCGGACTCGTCACCGTGGTCACGGAGGGTTTCAATCAAGACGGAGTTATCGTGATCTCGTACCGGCGTACCTTCATGGTTTACCGCCGGGGCATGGCTCCGCTCGCTGACGTCAGACGACCGGACACGGCCAGTCTTGACGAGGCTTCAGCGCGATGA
- a CDS encoding aldehyde dehydrogenase family protein gives MAQTLAFIDGSSVDCTATYENIDPADGRSLGTVVRSGPAEVDAAVEAAGRAQRLWRRATPEQRAGVLTRLGSLIFDNRDELAVLESEDTGKPLSQALADVDVCARYMTFYGHAIDSYYGLSIPIGPDHVVYTRREPFGVAAHILAWNYPLQLLGRAIGPALATGNACVVKPADETPRSAVRVAELAIESGLPKGVLNVIPGIGAETGALLAEHQGVAHIGFVGSTAIGAQIARSAAERTVPTTLELGGKSAQIVFPDADLDAAVPVLLKAIIQNAGQTCSAGARLLVHRHVHAEIIERLGRRFETVTMGRGIDDPDLGPLISVKQQKRVEQLVAASSGRVIAGGTIPAGYDEGAFFSATLIDDVDPASEIAQEEVFGPVLVTTSFDDEADALALANGTDYALLGAVWTRDIGRAHRMAAEIEAGQVYINTYGAGGGVELPFGGFKRSGYGREKGYEAMDAYTQTKTVVVKL, from the coding sequence TTGGCTCAGACGCTAGCCTTCATCGATGGATCCTCCGTCGATTGCACAGCAACCTACGAGAACATCGACCCCGCGGATGGCCGTAGCCTCGGGACCGTCGTCCGCTCCGGCCCCGCGGAGGTGGATGCCGCGGTCGAGGCCGCCGGTCGAGCTCAGCGTCTGTGGAGGCGCGCCACACCCGAACAAAGGGCGGGGGTGCTCACACGACTAGGTTCCCTAATCTTCGACAATCGTGACGAGTTGGCGGTCCTCGAGAGCGAGGACACGGGTAAGCCCTTATCGCAGGCTCTCGCTGATGTCGACGTTTGTGCCCGATACATGACCTTCTACGGTCACGCGATCGACTCGTACTACGGTCTTTCGATTCCGATTGGGCCAGACCACGTCGTATACACCCGACGCGAACCGTTCGGCGTCGCTGCGCACATTCTTGCCTGGAACTATCCTCTGCAGCTCTTAGGACGCGCGATAGGACCCGCGTTGGCCACAGGGAACGCATGCGTGGTCAAGCCGGCGGACGAGACTCCTCGTTCTGCTGTGCGGGTCGCCGAGCTCGCGATCGAGTCCGGGTTACCCAAGGGGGTCCTCAACGTCATCCCGGGGATCGGCGCGGAGACAGGCGCTCTCCTGGCTGAGCACCAAGGGGTGGCTCACATCGGGTTCGTCGGTTCGACCGCTATCGGCGCACAGATTGCGCGCTCGGCTGCCGAGCGGACCGTCCCCACCACCCTCGAGCTGGGTGGCAAGTCCGCTCAAATCGTTTTCCCGGACGCCGACCTCGACGCTGCCGTCCCGGTCTTGCTGAAGGCGATCATCCAGAACGCCGGACAGACCTGCTCAGCTGGCGCACGACTCCTCGTGCACCGGCACGTTCACGCCGAGATCATCGAACGGCTCGGCCGACGATTCGAGACGGTGACAATGGGCCGCGGTATCGACGACCCCGACCTCGGACCGCTCATCTCCGTAAAGCAGCAGAAGCGGGTAGAGCAGTTGGTGGCCGCTAGCTCAGGGCGAGTCATCGCCGGTGGCACTATACCGGCCGGGTACGACGAAGGAGCGTTCTTCTCCGCCACTCTCATCGATGACGTCGATCCCGCCTCCGAGATCGCGCAGGAAGAGGTCTTCGGGCCCGTCCTCGTCACCACTTCGTTCGATGACGAGGCTGATGCACTCGCTCTGGCGAACGGGACCGACTACGCGCTGCTCGGAGCCGTATGGACGCGAGACATCGGTCGCGCGCATCGGATGGCCGCAGAGATCGAGGCGGGCCAGGTGTACATCAACACCTATGGCGCGGGCGGGGGAGTGGAGCTGCCCTTCGGCGGATTCAAACGTTCCGGCTACGGCCGAGAGAAAGGCTATGAGGCGATGGACGCCTACACGCAGACCAAGACTGTGGTGGTGAAGCTGTGA